Proteins encoded together in one Solanum lycopersicum chromosome 7, SLM_r2.1 window:
- the LOC101253098 gene encoding F-box protein At5g07610, which translates to MSVTFLQELPGDQPADSPAYLQGVSGNQPAVLPSQGVAGDEPAVFPASLQGVAGNADLLSEILLWLPPKSLLRFQAVCKDWFSIISSRTFRQLHCRRKLTSGKVDGLFFCWWVYGNNYVDFIPLNGIPKNQKGMIPSTLKNIAKSTSSKIEQLHSCNGLFCISFNLGIENFDYYVYNPSTNQHRLIPLPYLGIKAYEIVVMNLAFDPMVSDCYKLLCVMKLNGVYEISVYSSETEVWKNCMDTEMKILDANQHFLGQGVFLNGCMHWVSEMSSFLRFDLDSMCFRDMPSTDLPIGVLKRSIRYFGESVGHLHLIEIHEFRSMSFEVLEMEIDYSKWFVKYRVDLSYMHTTHPLMLSEEVDLLDVNGGTCNVVCVVVNEKEDTTRLLVTTPDVIVEYDAHRMTIKEVADIEIAKIPVIWEDVSVFEWYDTHQYVETMASV; encoded by the coding sequence ATGTCGGTAACATTCTTACAGGAACTTCCCGGTGACCAGCCAGCAGATTCTCCGGCATATTTACAGGGAGTTTCCGGCAACCAGCCAGCAGTTTTACCCTCACAGGGAGTCGCCGGTGACGAGCCAGCAGTTTTTCCGGCATCCTTACAGGGAGTCGCCGGCAACGCAGATCTTTTATCGGAGATTCTCCTATGGCTACCTCCAAAATCCCTTCTCCGATTCCAAGCCGTTTGTAAAGACTGGTTTTCGATCATCTCAAGCCGTACATTCCGGCAACTTCACTGCCGTAGAAAACTCACTTCCGGCAAAGTTGACGGACTATTCTTCTGTTGGTGGGTCTATGGTAATAACTATGTCGACTTTATCCCTCTCAATGGGATACCCAAAAATCAAAAGGGTATGATTCCTTCAACACTCAAAAATATTGCTAAATCTACATCTTCAAAAATTGAACAATTACATTCCTGTAATGGATTGTTCTGTATAAGTTTCAATTTGggtattgaaaattttgattattatgttTATAACCCTAGTACTAATCAGCATAGATTGATTCCACTCCCATATTTAGGTATAAAAGCTTATGAGATTGTTGTAATGAATTTGGCTTTTGATCCAATGGTATCTGATTGTTATAAACTCTTATGTGTGATGAAATTAAATGGGGTTTATGAAATTTCTGTATATTCATCTGAAACTGAAGTTTGGAAAAATTGTATGGATACGGAGATGAAGATATTGGATGCAAATCAACATTTTTTAGGTCAGGGTGTGTTCTTGAATGGTTGTATGCATTGGGTTAGTGAAATGTCGTCTTTCTTAAGGTTCGATTTGGATTCGATGTGTTTTAGAGATATGCCTAGTACTGATCTTCCTATTGGAGTGTTGAAAAGGAGTATAAGGTATTTTGGGGAGTCCGTTGGACATTTGCATCTAATTGAGATACATGAATTTAGGTCGATGAGTTTTGAAGTTCTTGAGATGGAGATTGATTATTCTAAGTGGTTTGTGAAGTATCGTGTTGATCTTAGTTACATGCATACTACTCATCCATTAATGTTGAGTGAAGAAGTTGATTTACTAGATGTGAATGGTGGTACTTGCAATGTTGTATGTGTGGTTGTTAATGAGAAGGAAGATACAACGAGGCTTTTGGTAACCACACCAGACGTTATCGTTGAATATGATGCTCATCGTATGACTATCAAGGAGGTTGCGGATATAGAGATAGCAAAGATCCCTGTTATATGGGAAGATGTTTCGGTGTTTGAATGGTATGATACACATCAATATGTTGAGACAATGGCTTCTGTTTGA